The Parcubacteria group bacterium genome has a window encoding:
- a CDS encoding glycosyltransferase — protein sequence MKILMIAPTPFFSHRGTHIRILEEARALEYLGHDVAIVTYHNGDDITRYISTKIDVRRIRRWLFWYKKTEAGADWQKVLLNVFLIKKTIYMTRTFRPDVVHAHLHEGILIGWIVQKIFFWRKFLLVADFHGSLVNEMRSHGYLSMPPLGTIFRIVEKWINGMGDRAVVSGEENVSLIKDARKDHCAEYVWDGVNARTYQGLPDRSTLRKKYHVPVDAFIVVYTGALIQNKGVQHVLDAIASTRERIADVHFVIGGYPDEWVRAFIKEHGLNDCVTVISPLNYFALAEVNSLSDVAIDPKDAQVQQASGKILQYMAAHVGIICADRPTNHKYLSPDSAQFLSTVDAYTLTEAIMRFYVDRAFLDVCAQHAFRDVQEFDWSVIGRKLDEIYHSDGLTCNLGA from the coding sequence GTGAAGATTTTAATGATTGCACCGACGCCGTTCTTTTCTCATCGCGGGACGCATATTCGCATACTGGAAGAGGCGCGAGCGCTTGAGTACTTGGGACATGACGTGGCGATCGTCACATATCATAATGGAGATGATATCACGCGGTATATATCCACAAAGATCGATGTGCGTCGGATCCGTCGATGGCTCTTTTGGTACAAAAAAACGGAAGCAGGTGCAGATTGGCAGAAGGTGCTCTTGAATGTATTTCTCATCAAAAAAACGATTTATATGACGCGGACATTTCGACCGGATGTTGTCCATGCGCATTTGCATGAGGGCATATTGATCGGTTGGATCGTCCAGAAGATCTTTTTTTGGCGAAAGTTTTTGCTCGTGGCGGATTTCCATGGAAGCTTGGTCAATGAAATGCGTTCACATGGCTATCTCAGTATGCCACCGCTCGGAACGATTTTCCGCATTGTAGAGAAGTGGATCAATGGTATGGGAGATCGTGCGGTGGTAAGTGGGGAAGAAAATGTGTCACTTATCAAAGACGCGCGAAAAGATCATTGTGCAGAATATGTCTGGGATGGTGTGAATGCGCGTACGTATCAGGGATTGCCAGATAGGAGCACGCTACGCAAGAAGTATCACGTTCCGGTGGATGCATTTATTGTTGTATATACGGGAGCATTGATCCAAAACAAAGGTGTACAACATGTTTTGGATGCGATCGCATCGACACGTGAACGCATTGCAGATGTTCATTTTGTTATCGGTGGGTATCCTGACGAATGGGTGCGTGCATTCATCAAAGAGCACGGATTGAATGACTGTGTGACGGTTATTTCTCCACTTAATTATTTTGCGCTTGCGGAAGTGAATAGTTTGTCCGATGTGGCAATCGATCCCAAAGACGCGCAAGTTCAGCAAGCTAGTGGAAAGATTTTACAATACATGGCAGCACATGTGGGCATTATTTGTGCTGACCGTCCAACCAACCATAAATACCTCTCTCCAGACAGTGCGCAATTTTTGTCGACGGTTGATGCGTATACTCTAACAGAGGCGATTATGCGGTTCTATGTGGATAGAGCGTTTTTGGATGTGTGTGCACAGCATGCATTTCGTGATGTGCAAGAGTTTGATTGGAGTGTGATCGGACGAAAGCTTGATGAAATTTATCACAGTGATGGATTAACATGTAATTTAGGGGCGTGA
- a CDS encoding PBP1A family penicillin-binding protein, with product MLHKVGNDNNKEKQGQKTWKEKFAFVFGIVAKSVFDLGLVALVAFFTIFLYVYYTTVQPDALVQRTISETSIIYDSTGEHELYRMYGEENRKVIAHDDIPDFMRSATIAAEDDNFYHHMGVDVFGIVRALEKNFIAGSKAQGGSTITQQLVRNTFLSREKTIKRKFIEIVLAIKMERHYSKAEILDFYLNEVPYGSNAYGVQAAAQNFFGKNARDLTLDEAALLASLPKATTYYSPYGNNIDALKERQQSIIARLGELRLYDQAAIDEALKADTLAKLQEFHEEIDAPHFVFYVREQLEQMYGTDVVQRGGLKVYTTLNYDMQKRAEEDVSKYASKLPQYNASNAALVALSPKTGDVLAMVGSVDYFDKKNDGEVNVALRPRQPGSSFKPIVYAAGFDKGYQPETLLYDVQTSFGKDGSGKDYTPHNYDGQNHGLVPVRKALAGSLNVPAVKMLYLVGIDNAIDFAETLGITTLTDRKRYGLSLVLGGGEVKLLEETGAFAVFGNDGVRAPVHGINRVIDASGKEISSAPQSERVIDAEVARKISSILSDNDARSFIFGSSSAVYIPGKKVAAKTGTTQDYRDAWTVGYTPEIAVGVWVGNNDGTLMRAGSDGSFVAAPLWHTFMARELESLPDTQFEPYQKIESHIPMITGNRPDGVSEDGGKIYFNKNTGKQISAEKASKMDKSKLEEKYAQSYGGHSILYYVNKDNPLDETAKPNYSDPMLALWDAALNGSNKDDNKD from the coding sequence ATGTTACACAAAGTTGGCAATGACAACAATAAAGAAAAACAAGGGCAAAAAACGTGGAAAGAAAAATTCGCATTTGTTTTTGGGATTGTTGCAAAAAGTGTTTTTGATCTGGGGCTGGTCGCTTTGGTCGCTTTCTTTACGATTTTTTTATATGTGTATTACACCACGGTGCAACCGGATGCGTTGGTGCAACGAACGATCTCCGAGACGTCGATCATCTATGACAGCACGGGCGAGCACGAATTGTATCGCATGTATGGCGAAGAAAATCGTAAAGTGATCGCGCATGATGATATCCCTGATTTTATGCGCAGCGCGACGATTGCCGCAGAGGACGACAATTTCTATCATCATATGGGTGTGGATGTTTTTGGGATCGTGCGTGCATTGGAAAAGAATTTTATCGCCGGAAGTAAAGCGCAAGGAGGCAGTACGATCACGCAACAATTGGTGCGCAATACATTTCTCTCCAGAGAAAAAACGATCAAACGAAAGTTTATTGAGATCGTTCTCGCGATCAAAATGGAGCGACATTACTCCAAGGCTGAGATTTTGGATTTTTATTTGAATGAGGTGCCATACGGATCGAATGCCTATGGTGTACAGGCGGCGGCACAAAATTTTTTTGGCAAAAATGCGCGCGATCTGACATTGGATGAGGCGGCGCTATTGGCATCATTGCCAAAGGCGACGACGTATTATTCACCATATGGTAATAATATAGATGCGCTTAAAGAACGTCAGCAATCGATCATTGCACGATTGGGAGAACTGAGGTTGTATGATCAAGCGGCGATTGATGAAGCGCTAAAGGCGGACACGCTTGCGAAATTGCAGGAATTTCATGAGGAGATCGATGCACCGCATTTTGTATTTTATGTACGCGAGCAATTGGAGCAGATGTATGGCACGGACGTTGTGCAACGTGGCGGATTGAAAGTGTATACAACGTTGAATTATGATATGCAAAAACGTGCGGAAGAGGATGTGTCAAAATATGCCAGCAAATTACCACAATATAATGCATCCAACGCAGCACTTGTGGCATTGTCACCTAAGACGGGAGATGTGTTGGCGATGGTGGGCAGTGTTGATTATTTTGACAAAAAGAATGATGGTGAGGTCAATGTCGCACTCAGGCCACGTCAGCCGGGTTCATCGTTCAAGCCGATCGTTTATGCCGCGGGTTTTGACAAAGGATATCAACCGGAGACACTGCTCTATGATGTGCAGACAAGTTTTGGCAAGGATGGCAGTGGCAAAGATTATACGCCGCATAATTATGATGGACAAAATCATGGACTCGTTCCTGTTCGTAAGGCGTTGGCAGGGTCGCTCAATGTGCCGGCAGTCAAAATGCTCTATTTGGTAGGCATTGATAACGCAATTGATTTTGCAGAAACGTTGGGCATTACAACGCTTACGGACCGTAAACGCTATGGACTCTCTCTCGTACTTGGCGGTGGTGAAGTGAAGCTTTTGGAGGAAACGGGCGCATTTGCAGTCTTTGGCAATGATGGTGTGCGTGCACCGGTGCATGGGATCAATCGTGTGATCGACGCATCCGGTAAAGAGATCAGTAGTGCTCCACAGTCGGAACGTGTGATCGACGCGGAAGTTGCGCGAAAAATTTCCAGTATTTTATCAGACAATGATGCACGGTCATTCATTTTTGGTTCAAGTAGTGCGGTCTATATTCCCGGAAAAAAGGTGGCGGCAAAAACAGGAACAACACAAGATTATCGTGACGCATGGACGGTAGGATATACGCCGGAGATTGCTGTGGGTGTATGGGTGGGAAATAATGACGGCACGTTGATGCGCGCAGGAAGTGATGGATCATTTGTTGCGGCGCCACTCTGGCATACGTTTATGGCGCGCGAGCTTGAATCGTTGCCTGACACACAGTTTGAGCCATACCAAAAGATCGAATCACATATTCCCATGATCACAGGTAATCGTCCTGATGGTGTAAGTGAAGATGGGGGAAAGATCTATTTTAACAAAAACACCGGTAAGCAGATCTCTGCAGAAAAAGCGAGTAAAATGGATAAAAGTAAATTGGAGGAAAAATATGCGCAGTCGTACGGTGGTCACAGCATTTTGTATTATGTCAATAAAGACAATCCGTTGGATGAAACCGCAAAGCCAAATTATTCTGACCCGATGCTTGCTTTGTGGGATGCGGCATTAAACGGAAGTAATAAAGATGATAATAAGGATTGA